AGACCATCAGTGAATTTTTCGAGTTGCTCGTTGTTGTACTGTAGATAAATCACATCTTCCATCAAAAACGAGCGTTTAAATTCATAATCTTTAACAATAACATTTTTAAATTGATCATCATAAAGAGCATATTCTTCTCGATAAAAATCATCGGCGATTAACAACTGATTGTCGTCGCTTAATATGACCAAAACTTCGTTATCAAACATCAGCTTGTAAATAAATTTCTGCCAAAATAGTGTAGCGGACATATCCTTGTTCGGTCGTACATTCAAAATATAATCCCAGGGCGAATGAATCGCTTTTTTGTCTTTAGTAAATTTGAATTGAACTGTAGACATTGTTCGCCCGACAAAGTTTAAAACTGAATCAACCGCCATCTTTTTTAAATACACTCGTTGAGACGTTTCGTTTACGAATTCTAAATCCCACATCCACTCTAATTCTTTGTTTCGCTTGAAAATATCTGCAAAACTCAATGCTTTTGCCACTCCTCCACCCCCTTTCTGCTCTTATCAATTAACGGGCAAATCTTCGCCCCGATTTGTTTGCGATTTTTTCAGGCGGCTTTTTTTGATAACCCAGAGGCGTAGTGGTAACTTTGCAAAAATAAACTGTGTTACCGGCCATCACCGTTTTTTCTTGACGGTCAACATTTAGATATTGTGGTTTGTACATATTTTCCCTCCTAAAAATCCAAATCATCCATCAAATCCATGAATTCAGAAAAGCTTGCTGTTTCTTCAATAGATTCACGTTTATAAAGCGCAGCTATAAAGGCGTGGAAGCCATCCGTTTTCCGTCTGACCGATTCTTTTTTTAAAAAAGTACGATTTCCAAGCGAATCTTCTTTAATATACGAATTATTCACATACCAACGCATCATCGGATCATCACCAAAAATGAAACGTTCATTAGCAAAGCCATCTTCGATAATCGGTGCCACCTTCGCTTGCACACCACGTGGATTTCTTAAAAATTCATAAGTATAGCCTTCTTTTTCTAATAACGGCTTTAAGAGGTCCATTCGAAATCCATCCGCACAGACTAAATCAATTGAGTATTTTGTCCGCTGCTCATTTAGCCAGTCGATGAGGTGCTGTGGATCAATAGACGGTTCATCAACGATTGTGACCAAGCCGGCATCTTCCCATTCACGAATTGGTGCTTTCAATTTAAAGGAATCCAAGAATTTTTTTCTAGCAAAACTGTGCTGATGCCAATAAAATTTGTCATCAACTTTGAACAATAAACCCACGCTGACAAAATCCCGAATACTTGCATAGTCGAACCCTGCAACACAATGTGTTCCCATTGGAACTTCAATGTTTTGTTTTGTCGCCAGCAACTGTTCATGTGTCGCTATGTCTCGTTCGGCATCTCCTTCGGTGAAATTCATTCGTTTTACAACAAATTCCTTGCGTCCCGACGGCTCTTCCTCTAATTTCAAGTATTCTTTCATCACTGTGCTGTACAATCGTTTAGCATAGGGTGAATCTTCTTCAAACATCGGATTAGCTTTAGACCACATTTTCGGATTATCCATTTCATCGATGGTGTCTAATTTACAAATGAAGGGAAACAAGCGATCGTTCTTCGCTTCGCCAGAAAATATTTTTTGTGCTCTTTCCAAGATTCGGTCATAGAATCCCTCTCTCACATGGCCGTTTGTCCCGTTGTAAAAAGTGCGGGGGTGTTTAATCTTGCCTAACCCACTCCGCTGAATATCGACAATATCTGAATTCTCAAACATGTGGATTTCGTCAAATTCCAAGCAGCCATCACGGGCACTATCCATAGTTTTTGGATTATTAGTGCGATAGCTAAATATTGAATTTGTCACACGATTGGTAATTGCCATTTTTGTGAGGTAAAACTGTTGCTCTAATCTTTTTCGTTGAACCGTTTCGTATACTTCTTTAAAACTCACTTTTCCTTGCTTTTCGGAATTTGCTGTTATGGTGACGTCATAATTTTCTATCCCATGTAGGGGGCTAATAAAGAAAGAATCTCTGGCAGACATAAAACCGTTCTTGCCACCTCCACGCGCTATCGAGTTTAAAAACTCATCAAAAAACACCTCATCATCTTCTTTGCGATAAAGAAAAATGAAAGGTGTGATAAATTTTTGATATTTGGCTAATGGGAAGAAATTCTTCTCGGCATATCTAATAAAGTTTTGAATCATGTCTTCATCAAAATAGATATCATCTCGAATAAGGACTTCGTTTTTTAAATAGTTAATAAGTTGAATACGTTCTTTATTAAAAGGGATAATACCTTGCTCATATAAACTCACATACTCTTCAAAAAAATAAGGCGTCACAATAAATCACTTCCATCAGCAGAAGGCCCATCGTTTGGTTTTGGCACTCCTTCAGGAAGTAAATCGGATAATTGCTTAATAATACGCTGATAGGCAAGATCACGAGCATTATATAATTTGGCTGCCGGCCGCTCTCGTTCATATGACGGTGTTTTTTCCGATTGGGTGAACTCTTCATAATCACCATTATTCGTCAAGTCTTGCCACAGTTCATCTAGCGATACCCGCAAGCGTGCAGCCTGAACAATCAAACCTTCAACTACTTTTTTCTTTCCGTCAGGAATATCTTTGAATAGTTGCGTTAATCTATTTTTTTCTTTGTTCACTAATTTATCTCGTTCGCTAATCGCCACAATAATCTCACCTTCTTTGTATTAGTTTCGTTAGGGGGGTAGGGGTTACGCACTTTTAGTAAGAACATCTGCGTAGTTGACCCCATCCACCGGTTAGATTTTCTGTAATTTTTATGAAAACTTTTCATGGGGGGTACTTTCAACCCCACCATTCGTCTTGCCATTTTCTTTTTTTAGCTACACCACGGTAATTCATACGATTGTGTCGTTTGTTATGACAATCTTTGCACAGTGTTCTTAGGTTGCTTGGTTCCATTGATAACTCTGGATACTGTGCCAGCTCTTTGATGTGGTCTACTTCAAGCACTGCATCGGTTGTCACTCGACCTTCCGCCTTACACCACTGACACTCAAAGTGATCGCGTTCTAATATTGATTGCCTCAGTCGTCGCCATTCATTTGAAGTATAGAACCTTGCTCGTGATTGCTTCGTTGATACATCAATCATGGCACACCTCCAAAATAAAAAGACCACTCGCATGAGTGATCTAAACAGTTAATTTTAAACGGGAAACCAGACACCATCATTCAAGAGTTGATTTCAGGAGGAAATCTCATGTCATAGCTGTTCTGTCTGTTTCCCGCTTCTTTTGATAATACTAGTTTAACACCTTGACAGACCTCAAAAGTGCAATGATAGTGCAATAATTAATTAATTTCTCCTAGCTCTTTGCCTAGGCTTTCAATGAATTCATTCCGCAATAGATGACACATGCGTTTTGAATAGCCTACTTCTTCTGCTATGCCATCCCACGTTTTTGTTCGAGGCTTAGTCCAATACCACAATCGGATGATTTTAATCGTCTCTGGCTTAGCTGACTGTACAGTTTTATCTAAAGCTTTCTTGCGTTCTCTAAGCAATCGCAAGTGTTTGTCAGTCGCTAACTTTAGCCCTGCACGCTCCGTGGCAGAAGTAGCAGAAGTAGAGCGAGAACCTCCAACATTATCATCTGATTGCTGCCACGGATATTCTATTTCTAATTCAACTTGCTTAATATATCTTTCCATTGTTGGATAATCTTCAATTAATCCTTCTAGCATTTTGAATGTTCCTTTTTTCAACTGTATGCCTCCCAACTTGAAATCGTTGTAACTAATTCAATTATATCTTTGCTTTTAAAAAAATATAATTTGTAAAAATGCCAAAACGCCAATACATAAAACATACAAAAAAATTTAAAATACTACTCATTTATTGTTGACAATTACTATTCATACGTTATATAATATAAATGTAGATGAGGGAGATATAAAAAAAGGAGACGATTAATATGAGAACAATTATTAAATTCAACAAAAATACTGAAGTTAAAGAAATCGAAAAAGTTATCAAAGCCGTTGTTGCTAAATACGTTGTGAAACACGACCGTTACTCAACTGAAAAAAATAGTCAGTTTGAAATTACAAAAAATGATACTGAATATTATGTAGAAGGAAAACGAATTAACAGTCACTACATCGACTTACAATTATGCTACGACGAACTTACTGACGACGATGTTTATGAATTAATCATTGACACTCACGAAAT
The genomic region above belongs to Enterococcus saigonensis and contains:
- a CDS encoding terminase TerL endonuclease subunit — its product is MVTPYFFEEYVSLYEQGIIPFNKERIQLINYLKNEVLIRDDIYFDEDMIQNFIRYAEKNFFPLAKYQKFITPFIFLYRKEDDEVFFDEFLNSIARGGGKNGFMSARDSFFISPLHGIENYDVTITANSEKQGKVSFKEVYETVQRKRLEQQFYLTKMAITNRVTNSIFSYRTNNPKTMDSARDGCLEFDEIHMFENSDIVDIQRSGLGKIKHPRTFYNGTNGHVREGFYDRILERAQKIFSGEAKNDRLFPFICKLDTIDEMDNPKMWSKANPMFEEDSPYAKRLYSTVMKEYLKLEEEPSGRKEFVVKRMNFTEGDAERDIATHEQLLATKQNIEVPMGTHCVAGFDYASIRDFVSVGLLFKVDDKFYWHQHSFARKKFLDSFKLKAPIREWEDAGLVTIVDEPSIDPQHLIDWLNEQRTKYSIDLVCADGFRMDLLKPLLEKEGYTYEFLRNPRGVQAKVAPIIEDGFANERFIFGDDPMMRWYVNNSYIKEDSLGNRTFLKKESVRRKTDGFHAFIAALYKRESIEETASFSEFMDLMDDLDF
- a CDS encoding HNH endonuclease — its product is MIDVSTKQSRARFYTSNEWRRLRQSILERDHFECQWCKAEGRVTTDAVLEVDHIKELAQYPELSMEPSNLRTLCKDCHNKRHNRMNYRGVAKKRKWQDEWWG